From one Thalassobaculum sp. OXR-137 genomic stretch:
- the mrdA gene encoding penicillin-binding protein 2 translates to MLKASEQDVQKVFTRRALVLAGAKLGLIGALGARLYYLQVVEADRYELLSRGNQFNLELLPPIRGRILDRNGVALADNQDNFRVEIVREQTDDVAATLSALRSIIEVPDWDVRRVLKDVKRKRAFVPVTVVENLTREEIARVAVNAPYLPGIRIEVGRSRRYPFADTAVHITGYVAAVSESELTGDPVLELPDFRIGKSGIEKLHDLSMRGTAGRRQVEVNALGRIIRKLPGEDGEPGRDVKLALDINLQRFATERLARGNAERLPTEDPRAQLALAEAEPALRDLYADRQTVLINEKGKVIEAESGSVVVMDVHTGELRALASAPGYDPNPFNRGLSAKDWEELLTNPRGPLNNKAVAGQYPPGSTFKMLVMLAALESGLAGPDTKFFCPGHLELGDTRFHCWSRYGHGWVDMKQSIAQSCDVYYYELAKRIGIDRIAAIAKRFGLGDVTGVDIPGERRGLVPTREWKLATTGVPWQMGETLVAAIGQGFNLTTPLQLALMTARLVNGGKAVVPHLEIPDGPLPPAEDMAVDSRHLDAVRAAMSEVVNGPRGTARKIQGDKDDIKLAGKTGTAQVRRITMADRASGAYKDEKPWRYRDHALFVGFGPVEAPRYAVAVVVEHGGGGSSMAAPIGADVLREALRIDPPAPPGPTASDSKDDDEPARRDG, encoded by the coding sequence ATGCTGAAGGCAAGCGAACAGGACGTCCAAAAGGTCTTCACCCGGCGAGCGCTGGTGCTGGCCGGAGCCAAGCTCGGCCTGATCGGCGCGCTGGGCGCTCGGCTGTATTATCTGCAGGTGGTCGAGGCCGACCGCTACGAGCTGCTGTCGCGCGGCAACCAGTTCAACCTGGAACTCCTGCCGCCGATCCGCGGCCGGATCCTCGACCGCAACGGCGTGGCGCTGGCCGACAACCAGGACAATTTCCGCGTCGAAATCGTTCGCGAGCAGACCGACGACGTGGCCGCCACCCTGTCGGCCCTGCGCTCGATCATCGAGGTGCCGGACTGGGACGTCCGCCGGGTGCTGAAGGATGTGAAGCGCAAGCGCGCCTTCGTTCCGGTCACCGTGGTGGAGAACCTGACCCGCGAGGAGATCGCCCGGGTGGCGGTCAACGCGCCGTACCTGCCCGGCATCCGCATCGAGGTCGGCCGGTCCCGCCGCTATCCCTTCGCCGACACGGCGGTCCACATCACCGGCTATGTGGCGGCCGTGTCGGAGAGCGAGCTGACCGGCGACCCGGTGCTGGAGCTGCCGGACTTCCGCATCGGCAAGAGCGGCATCGAGAAGCTGCACGACCTGAGCATGCGCGGCACCGCCGGCCGCCGCCAGGTCGAGGTCAACGCCCTGGGCCGGATCATCCGCAAGCTGCCGGGCGAGGACGGGGAGCCGGGGCGCGACGTCAAGCTCGCGCTGGACATCAACCTGCAGCGCTTCGCCACCGAGCGGCTGGCGCGGGGCAATGCCGAACGGTTGCCGACCGAGGATCCGCGGGCGCAGCTCGCTCTGGCGGAGGCGGAACCGGCCCTGAGGGACCTATATGCCGACCGGCAGACCGTCCTGATCAACGAGAAGGGCAAGGTGATCGAGGCTGAGAGCGGGTCCGTCGTGGTCATGGACGTCCATACCGGCGAATTGCGGGCGCTGGCCTCGGCCCCCGGCTACGATCCGAACCCGTTCAACCGCGGCCTGTCCGCGAAGGACTGGGAAGAGCTTCTGACCAATCCGCGCGGCCCCCTGAACAACAAGGCGGTGGCCGGCCAGTATCCGCCGGGCTCCACCTTCAAGATGCTGGTGATGCTGGCGGCGCTGGAATCCGGGTTGGCGGGGCCCGACACCAAGTTCTTCTGTCCGGGCCACCTGGAACTCGGCGATACCCGGTTCCACTGCTGGTCGCGCTACGGCCACGGCTGGGTCGACATGAAGCAGTCGATCGCCCAGAGCTGCGACGTCTACTACTACGAGCTCGCCAAGCGCATCGGGATCGACCGGATCGCGGCCATCGCCAAGCGCTTCGGCCTCGGCGACGTGACCGGGGTCGATATTCCGGGCGAGCGGCGCGGACTGGTCCCGACCCGCGAGTGGAAGCTGGCGACCACCGGCGTGCCCTGGCAGATGGGCGAGACGCTGGTGGCGGCGATCGGGCAGGGGTTCAACCTCACCACGCCGCTGCAACTCGCCTTGATGACGGCGCGCCTCGTCAATGGCGGCAAGGCGGTGGTGCCCCATCTTGAGATTCCCGACGGCCCCCTGCCGCCGGCCGAGGACATGGCCGTCGACAGCCGGCATCTGGATGCCGTCCGGGCGGCGATGTCGGAAGTGGTCAACGGTCCGCGCGGCACGGCGCGCAAGATCCAGGGCGACAAGGACGACATCAAACTGGCGGGCAAGACCGGCACGGCCCAGGTCCGGCGCATCACCATGGCCGACCGGGCGTCGGGCGCCTACAAGGACGAGAAACCCTGGCGCTACCGCGATCACGCGCTCTTCGTCGGGTTCGGTCCGGTCGAGGCGCCGCGTTACGCCGTGGCGGTGGTGGTCGAGCATGGCGGCGGCGGGTCGTCGATGGCCGCACCGATCGGGGCCGACGTGCTGCGCGAAGCGCTGCGGATCGATCCGCCTGCCCCTCCGGGGCCGACCGCGTCCGACAGCAAGGACGACGACGAACCGGCTCGGCGGGACGGGTGA
- the mreD gene encoding rod shape-determining protein MreD, whose protein sequence is MVLTAMLAVLSVVTIGIPGYATVVPGYTAMATFYWAVFRPDLQPASALFLIGVLQDILTGTPLGLTAVSLLLLHALALSQRRALITKPFLLTWVGFMVIQLPVSILAWLMMSVLQFRLIGPEPAMFQYLVTVLGFPVVAWLFVRLHRYVVR, encoded by the coding sequence ATGGTACTCACCGCGATGCTGGCGGTGCTGTCGGTGGTGACCATCGGGATTCCCGGCTATGCGACGGTGGTCCCGGGCTACACGGCGATGGCGACCTTCTACTGGGCGGTCTTCCGGCCGGACCTTCAGCCGGCCTCCGCCCTGTTCCTGATCGGCGTGCTGCAGGACATCCTGACCGGCACCCCGCTGGGCCTGACCGCGGTCAGCCTGCTGCTGCTGCACGCCCTGGCCCTGTCCCAGCGCCGGGCGCTGATCACCAAGCCCTTCCTGCTGACCTGGGTCGGGTTCATGGTCATCCAGCTTCCGGTCTCGATCCTCGCCTGGCTCATGATGTCGGTGCTGCAGTTCCGGCTGATCGGTCCCGAGCCGGCGATGTTCCAGTATCTGGTCACCGTGCTCGGCTTCCCGGTCGTGGCCTGGCTCTTCGTCCGTCTCCACCGCTACGTGGTCCGGTAG
- the mreC gene encoding rod shape-determining protein MreC yields the protein MAKRPGSFSSVAQPVRSLWSRFAFATLIAAAFGLMLLGKADVLLVERARVVVLDALAPVIEVASQPAEALTDLMNNVRDLRYLRAENARLSVENDRLDRWQHVARRLEAENRALRALTNFVPPKDVDFVSARVIADGGGAFVRSVMITAGQKNGIALGNAAVSGEGLVGGVVEVGEAYSRVLLITDLNSQIPIVIERTRDPGVVAGDNTRSPRIVYLPQNAQVVPGDRIVTSGHGGVFPPGLAVGMVTTITDGSIRVTPFVDWERLEYVRILKTGSDGVVQPESAHLPPFSVMGPEPASRSGGAKQ from the coding sequence ATGGCGAAGCGACCCGGATCGTTCAGCAGCGTGGCACAACCCGTGCGCTCACTGTGGAGCCGGTTCGCCTTCGCCACGCTGATCGCCGCCGCCTTCGGGCTCATGCTCCTGGGCAAGGCCGACGTCCTGCTGGTGGAACGGGCGCGGGTCGTCGTGCTCGACGCGCTGGCGCCGGTCATCGAGGTGGCGTCCCAGCCGGCCGAGGCGCTTACCGACCTGATGAACAATGTCCGTGACCTGCGGTATCTGCGCGCCGAGAACGCCCGGCTGTCCGTGGAGAACGACCGTCTCGACCGCTGGCAGCACGTCGCCCGGCGCCTGGAGGCCGAGAACCGCGCGCTGCGGGCGCTGACCAACTTCGTGCCGCCCAAGGACGTCGACTTCGTCAGCGCCCGGGTGATCGCCGATGGCGGCGGCGCCTTCGTGCGCAGTGTGATGATCACGGCAGGACAGAAGAACGGCATCGCCCTGGGCAACGCGGCGGTCAGCGGCGAGGGGCTGGTCGGCGGCGTGGTCGAGGTGGGCGAGGCCTACAGCCGCGTCCTGCTGATCACCGACCTGAACTCGCAGATCCCCATCGTGATCGAGCGCACCCGCGACCCGGGCGTGGTGGCCGGCGACAACACCCGGTCGCCCCGGATCGTCTATCTGCCGCAGAACGCCCAGGTGGTGCCCGGCGACCGGATCGTGACGTCCGGTCACGGCGGCGTCTTCCCTCCAGGTCTCGCGGTCGGCATGGTGACCACGATCACCGACGGTTCGATCCGGGTCACGCCCTTCGTCGACTGGGAACGGCTGGAATACGTGCGCATCCTGAAGACCGGCTCCGATGGAGTCGTGCAGCCGGAAAGCGCCCATCTGCCGCCCTTCTCGGTCATGGGGCCGGAGCCGGCCTCCCGCTCCGGCGGGGCAAAGCAGTGA
- a CDS encoding rod shape-determining protein, whose amino-acid sequence MFFANLLGMLSADMAIDLGTANTLVYVKGRGIVLNEPSVVAIATVRGKKQVLAVGDEAKQMLGRTPGNIQAIRPLRDGVIADFEVAEEMIKHFIRKVHNRRSFASPQVIVCVPSGSTAVERRAIQESAESAGARRVFLIEEPMAAAIGANLPVTEPTGSMVVDIGGGTTEVAVLSLGGIVYSRSVRVGGDKMDEAIIAYIRRNHNLLVGEGSAERIKKEIGSAYPPEDGTGKGLQIKGRDLMNGVPKEIIIDQSQIADSLAEPVSQIVEAVKVALEQTPPELAADIVDKGIVLTGGGALLGNLDFVLRHATGLPVMIADDPLSCVALGTGRCLEEMKVLRNVLIGAY is encoded by the coding sequence ATGTTCTTCGCCAATCTCCTCGGAATGCTGTCTGCCGATATGGCCATTGACCTCGGCACGGCCAATACCCTGGTCTACGTCAAGGGCCGCGGCATCGTGCTGAACGAACCGTCGGTGGTCGCCATCGCCACGGTTCGCGGCAAGAAGCAGGTGCTGGCCGTCGGCGACGAGGCCAAGCAGATGCTCGGCCGAACGCCCGGCAACATCCAGGCGATCCGCCCTCTGCGCGACGGCGTCATCGCCGATTTCGAAGTCGCCGAGGAAATGATCAAGCACTTCATCCGCAAGGTGCATAACCGGCGGTCCTTCGCCAGCCCGCAGGTCATCGTCTGCGTGCCGTCGGGGTCGACCGCGGTGGAGCGCCGCGCCATTCAGGAAAGCGCGGAAAGCGCCGGGGCCCGCCGGGTGTTCCTGATCGAGGAGCCGATGGCCGCCGCGATAGGCGCCAACCTGCCGGTGACCGAACCGACCGGCTCCATGGTCGTCGATATCGGCGGCGGCACCACCGAGGTGGCCGTGCTGTCGCTCGGCGGCATCGTCTACTCGCGTTCGGTGCGCGTCGGCGGCGACAAGATGGACGAGGCGATCATCGCCTATATCCGCCGCAACCATAACCTTCTGGTCGGTGAGGGCAGTGCCGAGCGGATCAAGAAGGAGATCGGCTCCGCCTATCCGCCGGAAGACGGCACGGGCAAGGGCCTGCAGATCAAGGGCCGCGACCTGATGAACGGCGTGCCCAAGGAAATCATCATCGACCAGTCGCAGATCGCCGACAGCCTGGCGGAGCCGGTCAGCCAGATAGTCGAGGCGGTGAAGGTCGCGCTGGAGCAGACCCCGCCGGAACTGGCGGCCGATATCGTCGACAAGGGCATCGTGCTGACCGGCGGCGGCGCGCTGCTGGGCAACCTGGACTTCGTCCTGCGCCATGCCACCGGCCTGCCGGTCATGATCGCCGACGACCCGCTGTCCTGCGTGGCGCTCGGCACCGGGCGCTGCCTGGAAGAGATGAAGGTTCTGCGGAACGTTCTGATCGGCGCCTACTGA
- the ilvC gene encoding ketol-acid reductoisomerase, producing MRVYYDRDADVNLIKTKKVVIVGYGSQGHAHANNLKDSGVKDVVVALKEGSRSRAKAEAAGFKCMTPAEAAKWGDILMMLTPDELQGDIYNEDLKPNMRAGAAIAFAHGFNVHFNFIEPRDDIDVFMIAPKGPGHTVRSEYLRGGGVPCLVAIDQDSSGNALEVALSYSSAIGGGRAGTIETTFKEECETDLFGEQVVLCGGLCELIKAGYETLCEAGYAPEMAYFECLHEVKLIVDLIYEGGIANMNYSISNTAEYGEYVSGPRIVTEETKAEMKRVLADIQSGTFARNWMLENRVNQSSFKAMRRRAAEHSIEQVGEKLRAMMPWIAENKLVDQTKN from the coding sequence ATGCGCGTGTACTACGACCGCGACGCCGACGTGAACCTGATCAAGACCAAGAAGGTCGTGATCGTCGGCTATGGCAGCCAGGGCCATGCCCATGCCAACAACCTGAAGGACAGCGGCGTCAAGGACGTGGTCGTCGCGCTCAAGGAGGGCTCGCGCTCCCGCGCGAAGGCCGAGGCCGCCGGCTTCAAGTGCATGACGCCGGCCGAGGCCGCCAAGTGGGGCGACATCCTCATGATGCTGACCCCGGACGAACTCCAGGGCGACATCTATAACGAAGACCTGAAGCCGAACATGCGCGCCGGTGCGGCGATCGCCTTCGCCCATGGCTTCAACGTGCACTTCAACTTCATCGAGCCGCGCGACGACATCGACGTCTTCATGATCGCGCCGAAGGGCCCGGGCCACACCGTGCGCTCCGAGTACCTGCGTGGGGGCGGCGTGCCGTGCCTGGTCGCGATCGATCAGGATTCCTCGGGCAACGCCCTGGAAGTCGCGCTGTCCTATTCCTCCGCCATCGGCGGCGGCCGGGCCGGCACCATCGAGACCACCTTCAAGGAAGAGTGCGAGACCGACCTGTTCGGCGAGCAGGTCGTCCTGTGCGGCGGTCTGTGCGAGCTGATCAAGGCCGGCTACGAGACCCTCTGCGAGGCCGGCTACGCCCCGGAGATGGCTTATTTCGAGTGCCTGCACGAGGTGAAGCTGATCGTCGACCTCATCTATGAGGGCGGCATCGCCAACATGAACTACTCGATCTCCAACACCGCCGAGTACGGCGAGTACGTCTCCGGTCCGCGGATCGTGACGGAGGAGACCAAGGCCGAGATGAAGCGCGTCCTGGCCGACATCCAGTCCGGCACCTTCGCCCGCAACTGGATGCTGGAGAACAGGGTCAACCAGTCCTCGTTCAAGGCCATGCGCCGCCGTGCGGCCGAGCACTCGATCGAGCAGGTCGGCGAGAAGCTGCGCGCCATGATGCCGTGGATCGCGGAGAACAAGCTGGTCGATCAGACCAAGAACTGA
- the ilvN gene encoding acetolactate synthase small subunit has protein sequence MTPNDQPSARHTIAVLVANEPGVLARVIGLFSGRGYNIESLTVSEVDEVNARSRITIVTSGTPMVIEQIKAQLARLVPVYDVHDLTMEGPHVGREMALVKIRNGGEKRIEALRIADTFRARAIDSTLGSFVFELTGDTGKIDAFIDLMISLGEVEVSRTGVVAIARGEHVHMPLVRKAKRKAKKAADD, from the coding sequence GTGACACCCAATGATCAACCGAGCGCCCGGCACACGATCGCCGTGCTGGTGGCCAATGAGCCGGGCGTCCTGGCCCGCGTCATCGGCCTGTTTTCCGGCCGCGGCTACAATATCGAGAGCCTGACCGTATCCGAGGTCGACGAGGTCAACGCCCGCTCGCGCATCACCATCGTGACTTCCGGCACGCCGATGGTGATCGAGCAGATCAAGGCGCAGCTCGCCCGCCTGGTTCCGGTCTACGACGTCCACGACCTGACCATGGAAGGCCCGCATGTGGGCCGCGAGATGGCGCTGGTGAAGATCCGCAACGGCGGAGAGAAGCGGATCGAGGCCCTGCGCATCGCCGACACCTTCCGCGCCCGGGCCATCGACAGCACGCTCGGCAGCTTCGTCTTCGAGCTGACCGGCGATACCGGCAAGATCGACGCCTTCATCGACCTGATGATCTCGCTGGGTGAGGTGGAGGTGTCGCGCACCGGCGTCGTCGCCATCGCCCGGGGCGAACACGTGCACATGCCGCTGGTCCGCAAGGCCAAGCGGAAGGCGAAGAAAGCCGCCGACGACTGA
- a CDS encoding acetolactate synthase 3 large subunit: MSGAAVVLRALKDQGVEVVFGYPGGAVLPIYDEIFKQNAIRHILVRHEQAAVHAAEGYARSTGKVGCVLVTSGPGATNAVTGLTDALMDSIPIVCLTGQVPTHLIGNDAFQEADTTGITRPCTKHNYLVKDPEKLADVMHEAFYVARSGRPGPVVVDLPKDIQFADCPYTNAKDKEPKSYRPQVKGDDSAIEKAVELIAKAKRPIFYGGGGLINAGPKASKLFGELVRKTGYPATLTLMGLGAYPSSDKQFLGMLGMHGTYEANLAMHDCDVMVCIGARFDDRVTGTISGFSPNSKKIHIDIDPSSINKNVAVDIPIVGDAGSVLEQMLAVWKAKAYKPDAKALASWWRQIDGWRARKCLAFTQGTKEIKPQQAIQRLFEKTRGMDCYITTEVGQHQMWAAQYFGFDEPNRWMTSGGLGTMGYGFPAAMGVQIAHPDSLVIDISGEASFLMNMQELSTMRQYNLPVKAFIINNQWMGMVRQWQELIHGKRYSESYSEALPDFVKLAEAFGGVGLRATEASQLDDVIDEMIAAPHPVLVDVCVTKDENCFPMIPSGRAHNEMILSPSDQEQQTVTDKGMALV; the protein is encoded by the coding sequence ATGTCGGGTGCCGCTGTTGTCCTCCGCGCGCTCAAGGATCAGGGTGTAGAAGTCGTATTCGGGTACCCCGGCGGGGCGGTACTACCGATCTACGACGAGATCTTTAAGCAGAACGCCATCCGGCACATTCTGGTGCGCCACGAACAGGCGGCGGTGCATGCGGCCGAGGGCTATGCCCGGTCGACCGGCAAGGTCGGCTGCGTGCTGGTGACCTCGGGTCCCGGCGCCACCAACGCGGTGACCGGCCTGACCGACGCGCTGATGGACTCGATCCCGATCGTGTGCCTGACCGGCCAGGTGCCGACGCATCTGATCGGCAACGACGCCTTCCAGGAGGCCGACACCACCGGCATCACCCGGCCCTGCACCAAGCATAACTACCTGGTGAAGGACCCCGAGAAGCTGGCCGACGTCATGCACGAGGCGTTCTACGTCGCGCGCAGCGGCCGCCCGGGCCCGGTGGTGGTGGACCTGCCGAAGGACATCCAGTTCGCCGACTGCCCCTATACCAACGCCAAGGACAAGGAGCCGAAGAGCTACCGTCCGCAGGTGAAGGGCGACGACAGCGCCATCGAGAAGGCGGTCGAACTGATCGCCAAGGCGAAGCGGCCGATCTTCTACGGCGGCGGCGGCCTGATCAACGCGGGCCCGAAGGCGTCCAAGCTGTTCGGCGAGTTGGTGCGCAAGACCGGCTATCCGGCCACCCTGACCCTGATGGGCCTGGGCGCGTACCCGTCCTCGGACAAGCAGTTCCTGGGCATGCTCGGGATGCACGGCACCTACGAAGCCAACCTGGCGATGCATGACTGCGACGTCATGGTCTGCATCGGCGCGCGCTTCGACGACCGGGTGACCGGCACGATCTCCGGGTTCTCGCCGAACTCGAAAAAGATCCACATCGATATCGACCCGTCCTCGATCAACAAGAACGTGGCGGTCGACATTCCCATTGTCGGCGACGCGGGCAGCGTGCTGGAGCAGATGCTGGCGGTGTGGAAGGCCAAGGCCTACAAGCCGGACGCCAAGGCGCTGGCTTCCTGGTGGCGGCAGATCGACGGCTGGCGGGCGCGCAAGTGCCTCGCCTTCACGCAGGGCACCAAGGAGATCAAGCCGCAGCAGGCGATCCAGCGGCTGTTCGAGAAGACCCGCGGCATGGACTGCTACATCACCACCGAGGTCGGCCAGCACCAGATGTGGGCCGCCCAGTATTTCGGCTTCGACGAGCCGAACCGCTGGATGACCTCGGGCGGGCTCGGCACCATGGGCTACGGCTTCCCGGCGGCGATGGGCGTGCAGATCGCCCATCCGGACTCGCTCGTCATCGACATCTCCGGCGAGGCGAGCTTCCTGATGAACATGCAGGAGCTGTCGACGATGCGGCAGTACAACCTGCCGGTGAAGGCGTTCATCATCAATAACCAGTGGATGGGCATGGTCCGCCAGTGGCAGGAGCTGATCCACGGCAAGCGCTACTCGGAGAGCTATTCCGAGGCCCTGCCGGACTTCGTCAAGCTGGCGGAGGCGTTCGGCGGCGTCGGCCTGCGGGCGACCGAGGCGAGCCAGCTCGACGACGTCATCGACGAGATGATCGCCGCGCCGCACCCTGTTCTGGTCGATGTGTGCGTGACCAAGGATGAGAACTGCTTCCCGATGATTCCGTCGGGCCGGGCGCATAACGAGATGATCCTCAGCCCGAGCGATCAGGAGCAGCAGACCGTGACCGACAAGGGCATGGCCCTCGTATGA
- the miaA gene encoding tRNA (adenosine(37)-N6)-dimethylallyltransferase MiaA codes for MSSAATPSASNSVLVIAGPTASGKTALALELAEALGGVVINADSMQVYRELRILTDRPSPQDEARVPHRLFGVLPAAERGSVAWWRDAASAEIDAALAAGQVPILCGGTGLYLNALMQGIAEVPPVPPAVVEEAIARYRRLGGEAFREELRPLDPVLGARLDPGDSQRLQRAWAVATATGRALSDWQAQPTGGRDDLAFCRVLLFPPRPVSAEAVEVRFRKMIAQGAIEEVRGLAALNLDRSLPAMRAIGVPQLIDYIDGKIDLDRTVDASVIATRQYAKRQRTWFRHQFLSDIRMDAQFSKSGFEKIFSEIRSWLLTPKS; via the coding sequence ATGTCCAGCGCCGCCACGCCTTCCGCGTCAAATTCCGTGCTCGTCATCGCCGGGCCGACCGCCAGCGGCAAGACGGCGCTGGCCCTGGAGCTGGCCGAAGCCCTGGGCGGCGTGGTCATCAATGCCGACAGCATGCAGGTCTATCGCGAGCTGCGGATCCTGACCGACCGGCCGTCGCCGCAGGACGAGGCGCGGGTGCCGCACCGGCTGTTCGGCGTGCTGCCGGCCGCCGAGCGCGGGTCCGTCGCCTGGTGGCGCGACGCTGCCTCGGCGGAGATCGACGCGGCACTGGCCGCCGGGCAGGTGCCGATCCTGTGCGGTGGCACCGGGCTCTACCTGAACGCCCTGATGCAGGGCATCGCCGAGGTCCCGCCGGTCCCGCCGGCCGTGGTGGAGGAGGCGATCGCCCGGTACCGCCGGCTCGGGGGCGAAGCCTTCAGGGAAGAGCTCCGCCCCCTCGACCCGGTGCTCGGCGCCCGGTTGGATCCGGGGGATTCCCAGCGGCTGCAGCGCGCCTGGGCCGTGGCGACGGCGACCGGCCGCGCCCTGTCGGACTGGCAGGCCCAGCCGACCGGCGGGCGCGACGATCTGGCGTTCTGCCGGGTGCTTCTGTTCCCGCCGCGGCCGGTTTCGGCCGAGGCGGTGGAGGTCAGGTTTCGAAAGATGATTGCGCAGGGGGCGATCGAGGAGGTCCGAGGGCTCGCCGCCCTCAACCTGGACCGGTCTCTGCCGGCGATGCGGGCGATTGGTGTGCCGCAACTTATTGATTATATTGATGGAAAAATCGACCTGGATAGGACGGTCGACGCGTCGGTCATTGCCACGCGGCAATATGCCAAGCGCCAGCGGACCTGGTTTCGTCATCAATTCCTGTCTGATATCCGAATGGACGCGCAATTTTCGAAAAGCGGTTTTGAGAAAATCTTTTCGGAAATTCGCTCCTGGCTGTTGACGCCCAAATCCTGA